A single region of the Drosophila miranda strain MSH22 chromosome 2, D.miranda_PacBio2.1, whole genome shotgun sequence genome encodes:
- the LOC108154919 gene encoding uncharacterized protein LOC108154919 translates to MSDYYYFDVKLKLRNPEAIIFTPIFFRSCVLNALESFFGDLGGKTNMDIVKFCDKQQRIVFRVPEEFFERTRTALSLIGHYQEVPCHFQVIGTSKTALDFDKDISEKAARRC, encoded by the exons ATGAGTGACTATTATTATTTTGATGTCAAACT aAAGCTCCGCAACCCCGAGGCTATTATTTTCACACCCATCTTCTTTCGTAGCTGTGTTCTAAACGCTCTAGAGAGTTTCTTCGGCGATCTGGGAGGCAAGACCAACATGGACATTGTTAAATTTTGTGACAAGCAGCAGCGCATTGTTTTCCGTGTGCCCGAAGAGTTCTTTGAGCGGACCCGAACCGCACTGTCGTTGATAGGCCACTACCAGGAAGTACCTTGCCACTTTCAAGTGATAGGCACCTCTAAGACAGCTCTAGACTTCGACAAGGATATTT
- the LOC108154917 gene encoding DNA repair protein Rad51 homolog: MDALTNSVEEEENGPLNVTKLIGGSITAKDIKLLQQASLHTVDAVANATRKHLLAIPGLGGSKVDQIISEASKMVPLGFLSARTFHQMRADVVMLTTGSKELDKLLGGGIETGSITEIFGEFRCGKTQICHTLAVTCQLPISQKGGEGKCLYIDTESTFRTERLSAIAQRFKLNESEVLDNVSCARAYNSDQQTKLLQMAAGMLFETRYAAVIVDSVMALYRSDYIGRGELAARQNHLGLCMRQLQRLADEFGVAVVITNQVTAQLDGGGGMFVADAKKPVGGHILAHASTTRLYLRKGKGETRICKIYDSPCLPESEAMFAILPDGIGDAKEGH, encoded by the exons ATGGATGCATTGACGAATTCGGTGGAGGAAGAGGAGAATGGCCCACTAAATGTCACGAAATTGATT GGCGGCAGTATAACTGCCAAGGACATAAAGCTACTGCAGCAGGCAAGCCTTCACACGGTGGATGCTGTGGCCAACGCGACGCGCAAGCACCTACTGGCCATTCCCGGCCTCGGTGGGTCCAAGGTGGATCAAATCATTTCCGAAGCCTCAAAAATGGTGCCGCTTGGCTTTCTCAGTGCCCGTACCTTCCATCAGATGCGCGCAGATGTCGTTATGCTGACGACTGGCTCCAAGGAGTTGGACAAGCTGCTTGGCGGCGGCATCGAGACGGGTTCTATTACTGAGATCTTTGGGGAGTTCCGCTGTGGCAAGACGCAGATCTGCCACACCCTGGCAGTCACCTGCCAGCTGCCCATCAGCCAGAAGGGAGGCGAGGGCAAATGCCTGTACATAGACACGGAGAGCACCTTCCGCACGGAACGTCTCTCGGCCATTGCCCAAAGGTTCAAACTGAATGAATCCGAGGTTTTGGACAACGTTTCCTGTGCCCGGGCCTACAACAGCGATCAGCAAACCAAACTGTTACAAATGGCTGCGGGCATGCTGTTTGAAACCAG ATATGCCGCTGTTATTGTCGATAGCGTCATGGCCCTCTACCGTTCGGACTACATAGGACGGGGCGAGCTGGCCGCCCGGCAGAACCATTTGGGATTGTGCATGCGGCAGCTTCAGCGCTTGGCGGACGAGTTCGGGGTGGCTGTGGTCATCACCAACCAGGTGACAGCCCAGCTGGACGGCGGTGGTGGCATGTTTGTCGCTGACGCCAAGAAGCCGGTGGGAGGGCATATTCTGGCGCATGCCTCCACCACTCGACTCTATCTGCGAAAGGGCAAGGGGGAGACGCGCATCTGCAAGATCTACGATTCCCCCTGTCTGCCCGAGTCGGAGGCGATGTTTGCGATTCTGCCAGACGGCATAGGCGATGCCAAGGAGGGGCACTGA
- the LOC108154916 gene encoding PC4 and SFRS1-interacting protein: MGKEKIGKSFSINDLVFAKVKGYPAWPAKITKYINKKYNVYFYGTGETANIKIEDLFPYVENKEKFATDKNMKRAKFSEAMDQIESALKGEDSAPIDLSNPDDGGADEQTSATETPIPSKNPTPIEVLTPTSEAAETSAADASSVANSSTQKKAAGSRKSKGAPKHVDGDSEEAGTDSADGPPPPKRRVPPEGIAATSTPPPAANSSLAKKTVKKSKPTAAVTPIQKRSRPANNKENDLLMVYMPTAKCLGIDINYNKPERFESAAAEQSWIDKSRNEAYDLKLKLESGQLDPDSLPGRIIIEPTRNEIPKQEAARFIEEIIEHEDALFMERDFIQLSQQLRECLGLRRANVGKCLEILDQFKDVELTKLMLLRNPECVDIMRRLRRYVGNLDLWKMDYSDEVEFKEKAQIIRKVSSTIYDGFKSLFNSASEEDNFWMEFCEKVKIYKSYTKNVNENLRVSMNERGYNSLVDAKQGNIPATAKKD, encoded by the exons ATGGGTAAAGAAAAGATTGGAAAATCGTTCAGCATTAACGATTTGGTGTTTGCCAAGGTTAAGGGCTATCCGGCATGGCCAGCAAAAATCACAAAGTATATCAACAAAAAGTACAATGTTTACTTTTACGGCACGGGGGAGACCGCCAATATAAAAATCGAGGACCTCTTCCCATATGTTGAGAACAAGGAGAAATTCGCCACCGACAAGAATATGAAGCGAGCCAAGTTCAGCGAGGCAATGGACCAGATTGAAAGCGCACTCAAGGGGGAGGACTCGGCCCCGATCGATTTATCAAACCCCGATGATGGCGGTGCCGACGAACAGACCTCGGCCACCGAAACACCCATCCCGTCGAAGAACCCAACACCAATCGAAGTTCTAACTCCGACTTCTGAAGCCGCCGAGACTTCTGCTGCGGATGCTTCAAGCGTCGCAAACAGCAGCACTCAAAAGAAAGCCGCTGGCTCACGTAAGTCTAAGGGAGCTCCGAAACATGTGGACGGAGACTCCGAGGAGGCCGGCACCGATTCGGCTGACGGGCCACCGCCGCCAAAGCGGCGCGTCCCACCGGAAGGCATAGCTGCGACATcgacaccaccaccagcagccaaCTCCAGCTTGGCCAAGAAAACAGTGaagaagtcgaagccaaccgCTGCGGTGACACCTATTCAAAAGCGCTCGCGCCCAGCTAAC AATAAAGAGAATGACCTTTTGATGGTATATATGCCGACAGCCAAGTGCTTGGGCATCGACATCAACTACAACAAGCCGGAGAGATTCGAAAGTGCCGCTGCGGAGCAGTCCTGGATTGATAAGTCACGCAATGAGGCCTACGacctgaagctgaagctggagtCGGGGCAGCTCGATCCCGACAGCCTGCCCGGGCGCATCATCATTGAGCCAACTCGGAATGAGATACCCAAGCAGGAGGCCGCGCGATTTATTGAGGAGATCATCGAGCACGAGGACGCTCTGTTCATGGAGCGGGACTTCATTCAGCTCTCCCAGCAGCTGCGCGAGTGCCTGGGACTGCGCCGAGCCAATGTGGGCAAATGTCTGGAGATACTGGACCAGTTTAAGGACGTCGAGTTGACGAAGCTGATGCTGCTGCGCAATCCAGAGTGCGTGGACATAATGCGTCGTTTGCGCAGATATGTCGGCAACCTGGACCTCTGGAAGATGGACTACTCCGACGAGGTCGAGTTCAAGGAGAAGGCCCAGATCATACGTAAGGTGTCCTCGACCATATACGACGGGTTCAAGAGCCTCTTCAACTCGGCGTCGGAGGAAGACAACTTTTGGATGGAGTTCTGCGAGAAGGTTAAAATCTACAAGAGCTATACAAAAAACGTGAATGAGAACCTACGCGTCTCGATGAACGAGCGTGGCTACAACAGTCTCGTTGATGCCAAGCAAGGCAATATCCCAGCTACCGCTAAAAAAGATTAA
- the LOC108156418 gene encoding dual specificity protein phosphatase 18 yields MQELIIAPLVPGNGGGINNVLQKVVVAYDKENIESENGKNSQAGAENSTPYPGLSRLTPSLILCGAAAVVPAYMDKLGVSCVINVAPELPDTPLSSVMNPLYLRVNAQDRSEVDLAKHFDEVADLIEEVRLNGGVSLIHCVAGVSRSASLCLAYLIKHAGMSLREAYTHVQSIRPQVRPNSGFFQQLRRYEQQLRGSCSVEMVYFASLDKEIPDILEPQYRAMEDFYQRYRSSLRKR; encoded by the exons ATGCAGGAGCTAATAATTGCTCCACTCGTTCCCGGCAACGGAGGAGGAATTAACAATGTACTTCAGAAGGTGGTCGTCGCATATGATAAAGAGAATATTGAGAGCGAAAATGGCAAAAA TTCACAGGCGGGGGCGGAGAACAGCACACCCTACCCAGGACTGTCGCGCCTAACCCCCTCCCTGATCCTGTGCGGGGCAGCGGCTGTGGTGCCCGCCTACATGGACAAGCTGGGAGTGAGTTGCGTCATCAATGTGGCCCCTGAGCTGCCGGACACTCCCCTATCCAGCGTGATGAATCCTCTGTACCTGCGCGTGAATGCTCAGGACCGTTCGGAGGTCGACCTGGCGAAGCATTTCGATGAGGTGGCCGACCTCATTGAGGAGGTGCGTCTGAATGGGGGCGTCTCTTTGATCCACTGCGTGGCGGGGGTCAGCCGCTCGGCCTCCCTCTGCCTGGCCTACCTGATAAAGCATGCGGGCATGAGCCTGCGGGAAGCCTACACGCACGTCCAGTCCATTCGTCCGCAGGTTCGGCCGAACTCGGGCTTCTTTCAGCAACTGCGTCGCTATGAGCAGCAGCTGCGGGGCAGCTGCTCCGTGGAGATGGTCTACTTTGCATCTTTGGACAAGGAAATACCCGACATTCTGGAGCCCCAATACAGGGCAATGGAGGACTTCTACCAGAGATATCGCAGCTCGCTGAGGAAACGCTAG
- the LOC108156417 gene encoding solute carrier family 25 member 51: MKDDDDSEAQNAYATKKTTTRRAPPPTALKLGVSSSHASIFTERFFGAFQWEEFACGCGAAFVNISATYPIYKMIFRQMLHGVPIKSAFGQLRHEGLSFLYRGMLPPLAQKTISLSIMFGVFDGTRRYLVEDYRLNDYGAKVIAGVVAGSAESILLPFERVQTLLADSKFHQHFSNTSNAFRYVVAHHGYRELYRGIEPVFWRNGLSNAFFFVLREEASARLPNRKSVSSRTAQEFIAGAVIGASISTIFYPLNVIKVSLQSDMGHRSEGSWHACKRIYRERDSRIGNFYRGCAFNTARSFISWGIMNTAYENLKKLMHEQPQIPQMPHTSPISSSK, encoded by the exons ATGAAAGACGATGATGACTCCGAGGCACAGAATGCATacgcaacaaaaaaaacaacaacaagaagagcACCACCACCCACAGCACTAAAGCTGGGTGTATCATCTAGCCATGCGAGCATCTTCACAGAGCGCTTCTTTGGCGCCTTCCAGTGGGAGGAGTTCGCCTGCGGATGCGGAGCAGCGTTTGTCAACATTTCCGCCACATATCCCATCTACAAAATGATCTTTCGGCAAATGCTTCATGGCGTGCCCATCAAATCTGCCTTCGGTCAGCTGCGGCATGAGGGGCTTAGCTTTCTGTACCGAGGAATGCTGCCTCCATTGGCACAGAAAACCATTTCGTTGTCCATAATGTTTGGCGTGTTTGATGGCACGAGGAGATATCTGGTGGAAGACTATCGCCTGAATGACTACGGTGCCAAGGTGATTGCCGGCGTAGTGGCGGGTAGTGCTGAATCCATTCTCCTGCCCTTTGAACGCGTGCAAACGCTGCTGGCGGACTCGAAATTCCATCAACATTTCTCCAATACCTCAAATGCTTTCAG ATATGTAGTGGCCCATCATGGATACAGGGAGCTCTACAGGGGTATAGAACCAGTATTTTGGCGCAACGGACTGTCCAATGCATTCTTCTTTGTGCTCAGAGAAGAGGCCAGCGCTCGGTTACCCAACAGG AAATCGGTGTCCAGCAGAACTGCCCAGGAATTCATAGCAGGAGCCGTCATCGGTGCCAGCATCAGCACAATATTCTACCCCCTCAATGTGATCAAAGTATCGCTGCAAAGTGACATGGGCCATCGGTCGGAGGGCAGTTGGCATGCATGCAAAAGAATTTATCGCGAACGCGACAGCCGCATTGGGAATTTCTACCGCGGCTGCGCCTTCAACACGGCACGTTCCTTCATCAGTTGGGGCATCATGAACACGGCCTACGAGAACCTGAAAAAACTGATGCACGAGCAACCGCAAATACCACAAATGCCGCACACATCTCCGATATCTTCAAGTAAGTGA
- the LOC108156419 gene encoding 60S ribosomal protein L32, with the protein MTIRPAYRPKIIKKRTKHFIRHQSDRYAKLSHKWRKPKGIDNRVRRRFKGQYLMPNIGYGSNKRTRHMLPTGFKKFLVHNVRELEVLLMQNRVYCGEIAHAVSSKKRKEIVERAKQLSIRLTNPNGRLRSQENE; encoded by the exons ATGACGATTCGCCCAGCGTACCGGCCCAAGATCATCAAGAAGCGCACCAAGCACTTCATCCGTCACCAGTCGGATCGTTATGCCAAGTTGTCG CACAAATGGCGCAAGCCTAAGGGTATTGACAACAGAGTGCGTCGTCGCTTCAAGGGCCAATACTTGATGCCCAACATCGGTTACGGCTCCAACAAGCGCACCCGTCATATGCTGCCCACTGGCTTCAAGAAATTCCTGGTGCACAATGTGCGAGAGCTGGAGGTCCTGCTTATGCAGAACCGCGTCTACTGCGGTGAGATCGCTCACGCCGTCTCCTCAAAGAAGCGCAAGGAAATCGTCGAGCGCGCCAAGCAGCTGTCGATCCGTCTAACGAATCCCAACGGACGTCTGCGTTCTCAAGAGAACGAGTAA
- the LOC108156416 gene encoding serendipity locus protein delta, which yields MDTCFFCGAVDVEQSATDSYKKLFAKMPSSQKTISVVLTHLAHCINTSIKLEADSKLCPRCFAELSEYDTIMVNLMTTQKRLTNQLKAALKSELECADTSEDLVVEEKTLEDADADVDAEAEALFVELVKEEDDSDADIKQEYDHEEEDEEEFLCEGDAGESESMHDKSDLDEKPLKKRIKQECSQCGKFYNSWYQMQKHINEDHSNTQNHICPICGIIRRDEEYLELHMNLHEGKTEKQCRYCPKSFSRPVNTLRHMRMHWDKKKYQCEKCGLRFSQDNLLYNHRLRHEAEENPIICSICNVSFKSRKTFNHHTLIHKENRPRHYCSVCPKSFTERYTLKMHMKTHEGDVVYGVREDAPSDDQQVVEELHVDVDESEQAVTVLMSDNDENRFCLICSASFENKKELEHHLQFDHDVVLK from the coding sequence ATGGATACCTGCTTCTTTTGCGGCGCCGTGGACGTAGAGCAGTCCGCAACGGACAGCTATAAAAAACTTTTTGCGAAAATGCCGTCGTCCCAAAAAACAATTTCCGTGGTGCTCACGCATCTGGCGCACTGCATAAACACAAGCATTAAATTAGAAGCAGactcaaaactttgcccccgCTGTTTCGCCGAGCTGTCTGAATACGATACCATAATGGTAAATTTAATGACCACACAGAAGCGGCTAACGAACCAGTTAAAGGCAGCATTGAAGTCCGAGCTTGAATGTGCAGATACTTCGGAGGATTTGGTGGTCGAAGAAAAAACACTAGAGGATGCCGACGCCGACGTCGATGCTGAGGCCGAAGCATTGTTTGTGGAACTAgtcaaagaagaagacgattccGATGCAGACATTAAACAGGAGTACGACcatgaggaggaggacgaggaggaatTCCTTTGCGAAGGCGATGCGGGGGAGTCGGAGAGCATGCATGACAAATCCGATCTAGATGAAAAGCCACTCAAGAAACGCATCAAGCAGGAGTGCAGCCAGTGTGGAAAATTTTACAATTCGTGGTACCAAATGCAGAAGCACATCAATGAAGACCACTCGAATACGCAGAATCATATCTGTCCCATATGCGGCATCATACGCCGAGATGAGGAATACCTCGAGTTGCACATGAACTTGCATGAAGGAAAGACCGAGAAGCAATGCCGCTATTGCCCAAAGAGTTTCTCCAGGCCCGTCAACACTCTGAGGCACATGCGCATGCACTGGGACAAGAAAAAATATCAGTGTGAGAAGTGCGGACTGCGCTTCTCGCAGGACAACTTGCTCTACAACCATCGGCTCCGCCACGAAGCCGAGGAAAATCCCATAATCTGCAGCATTTGCAATGTGTCCTTCAAATCGCGGAAGACATTCAACCACCACACGCTTATACACAAGGAAAACAGACCCCGTCACTACTGCTCCGTTTGTCCCAAATCGTTCACTGAACGCTACACCCTCAAAATGCACATGAAGACCCACGAAGGCGATGTTGTCTATGGGGTCAGGGAGGACGCTCCGTCAGACGACCAACAAGTGGTGGAGGAGCTTCACGTTGATGTGGACGAATCGGAACAGGCCGTAACTGTCCTCATGTCAGACAATGATGAGAATAGATTTTGTTTGATCTGCAGCGCCAGCTTTGAAAATAAAAAGGAGCTCGAGCACCACTTACAATTTGATCACGACGTCGTTCTAAAATAG
- the LOC108156371 gene encoding serendipity locus protein alpha, whose amino-acid sequence MESLLRQLSICNELIAQGPACPVGNIAWLNEFCATFLDFASELKAHLPEIAPRWGPPEGGSNIEVETIFLCLTQVVTCITQLERTINIESKFGHETTPMTRLHFLDRIDWCVRRIYVSLSQLDLHQESGAADNLEDHTFVELMDLALDHLEAFMEGLANTTSNILYIEEENDTNDACQLGSIISHIVRHALAFANVALEADKKALSELCETLLSECATFLEGSADLNPGHRKLEALSLERALYGLETFLNEALLHSIFASLVELENTPIKRLRHALQEQQSESGLTEKLVLDFDTNMDRIQQIGVLAIAFSQDVKTKTIVRSCLASLESLDACIVPALQSSALHHADILEHHFNEEMLIFRNLIHDIIDSRSLVNNYLDMLAESLHIHIAGKSLPREYLLIVQMGSVLAEHFRLPVNYSALSDDGKRVHKDLILILRECLAAVSLATPVDPKRIVKRLKILYSVLAKLRDVIDKNVHDSVFNLSSRRPITNATRTLLRSCKSKSKRQRSFVKQSRDSVVPDPHNYTSSIASSISNDGDLISFQLTEILRIN is encoded by the coding sequence ATGGAATCATTGCTGCGACAATTGAGTATTTGCAACGAGTTGATTGCACAAGGTCCCGCCTGCCCTGTGGGAAATATTGCCTGGCTAAATGAGTTCTGTGCCACATTTCTGGACTTTGCAAGTGAACTCAAAGCACACTTGCCGGAAATAGCCCCCAGATGGGGGCCCCCTGAAGGCGGCAGCAACATAGAAGTAGAGACGATCTTCCTGTGCCTCACACAGGTCGTTACTTGCATCACTCAACTGGAGAGGACCATCAACATCGAAAGCAAATTCGGACACGAGACAACGCCAATGACGCGACTGCACTTCCTTGACCGAATCGACTGGTGTGTGCGTCGGATCTATGTCTCCCTGTCGCAGTTAGATCTGCATCAGGAGAGTGGTGCAGCGGATAACttggaggatcacacattTGTCGAGTTAATGGACCTGGCACTAGATCATCTGGAAGCCTTTATGGAAGGGCTCGCGAATACTACTAGCAATATCCTGTACATCGAGGAAGAAAATGATACTAATGACGCCTGCCAGCTCGGCAGCATAATCAGTCATATTGTCAGACATGCCTTGGCATTTGCTAACGTTGCCTTGGAAGCCGATAAGAAGGCACTGTCAGAACTGTGCGAGACGTTACTGAGTGAATGCGCTACCTTCCTCGAGGGTTCCGCGGATCTCAACCCCGGGCATCGCAAGCTAGAAGCCCTGTCCCTAGAGCGTGCCCTCTATGGGTTGGAGACATTTCTGAACGAGGCTCTGTTGCATTCGATCTTTGCTAGTCTTGTCGAGCTAGAAAACACTCCCATCAAGAGACTGAGGCATGCCCTACAGGAGCAGCAATCGGAATCTGGATTAACTGAGAAACTGGTTTTAGATTTCGACACGAACATGGACCGCATTCAACAGATAGGAGTGCTGGCCATAGCCTTCTCGCAAGACGTCAAAACCAAGACAATTGTGCGGAGTTGCCTGGCCTCCCTGGAGTCCCTGGACGCATGCATTGTTCCAGCGTTGCAGTCGTCGGCCTTGCACCATGCAGATATACTGGAGCACCACTTCAACGAAGAGATGCTGATCTTTCGCAATCTCATACACGACATCATCGACAGTCGCTCCCTTGTCAACAACTACCTGGACATGCTCGCGGAAAGTCTTCACATCCACATAGCGGGGAAGAGTCTTCCCAGAGAGTACCTGCTAATTGTTCAAATGGGCAGTGTCTTGGCCGAGCACTTTCGACTGCCGGTAAACTACTCTGCGCTCAGCGACGATGGGAAGCGCGTGCACAAGGATCTGATATTGATATTGCGCGAGTGCCTTGCTGCAGTCAGCTTGGCCACTCCAGTAGACCCCAAACGTATTGTTAAACGCTTGAAAATATTGTACTCTGTTCTGGCTAAGCTGCGCGATGTCATAGATAAGAACGTCCACGATTCTGTATTTAATTTAAGTTCGAGGAGACCCATCACCAATGCGACCCGAACCCTGCTCCGAAGCTGCAAGTCAAAATCTAAAAGACAGCGTTCATTTGTGAAGCAAAGTCGAGATAGCGTTGTTCCCGATCCACACAATTATACGAGTAGCATTGCGAGTTCTATAAGTAATGATGGTGATCTTATAAGTTTTCAGCTCACGGAAATTCTCAGAATAAATTGA
- the LOC108156372 gene encoding serendipity locus protein beta, with protein sequence MSSTRPHCFVCGKMKAVGVFQLIEGCIVPGTFKPIKDILKYFEKIINQRLELTPASVACRDCLEYLFNYDRLVRNLSQVQRQIADSLLECRKKKTDFKPLVKKEIAKARVQVPAFKFIHRDNTFTPTKQETPNTSFSQQGNEESIKDELESMIEEEPEEFLFTDNDQESMEESSESEIFDTTDAPCHICGDLFSSQEILERHIKTENCQKNEYSTCNVCGLKVKDDEVLDLHMNLHEGKTELECRYCSKKFSHKRNVLRHMEVHWDKKKYQCEKCGERFSLSWLMYNHLMRHDAEENALICEVCHQQFKTKRTYKHHLRTHQTDRPRYPCTDCEKSFVDKYTLKVHKRVHLKVESP encoded by the exons ATGAGCTCAACGCGTCCGCACTGCTTCGTTTGTGGCAAAATGAAGGCTGTGGGAGTATTCCAGCTTATCGAAG GATGCATTGTGCCAGGAACATTTAAGCCCATTAAGGATATACTAAAGTACTTTGAGAAAATAATCAATCAACGCTTGGAGCTAACGCCGGCCTCTGTCGCGTGCAGAGACTGTTTGGAGTATCTGTTCAATTACGATCGGCTGGTGAGGAATCTTAGTCAGGTGCAGCGCCAAATCGCGGATTCTTTGCTTGAATGCAGGAAAAAGAAGACGGACTTCAAGCCGTTGGTAAAGAAAGAGATCGCAAAAGCAAGAGTGCAGGTTCCAGCATTCAAATTCATCCACAGAGACAACACTTTTACGCCAACAAAACAGGAAACTCCGAACACATCATTCTCCCAACAGGGTAACGAAGAATCCATTAAGGATGAGCTTGAGTCAATGATCGAGGAAGAACCGGAAGAATTCCTGTTCACCGACAATGATCAGGAGAGCATGGAGGAATCGTCAGAGTCAGAGATATTCGACACTACGGATGCCCCATGCCACATATGCGGCGATCTCTTTTCGAGTCAAGAAATCCTAGAGAGACACATTAAGACCGAAAATTGCCAGAAAAACGAATACTCTACCTGCAATGTGTGTGGCCTGAAGGTCAAAGATGACGAGGTGCTCGACTTGCACATGAACCTTCACGAGGGCAAGACCGAGCTGGAGTGCCGCTACTGCTCCAAAAAATTCTCCCACAAGCGAAACGTTCTGCGCCACATGGAGGTTCATTGGGACAAGAAAAAATATCAGTGCGAGAAGTGTGGGGAACGTTTTTCCCTTTCGTGGCTCATGTACAACCATCTAATGCGGCACGACGCCGAGGAGAACGCTCTCATTTGCGAAGTGTGCCATCAGCAATTCAAGACCAAGCGCACCTACAAGCACCACCTGCGCACCCACCAAACCGATCGGCCGCGCTATCCATGCACAGATTGCGAAAAGTCATTTGTAGACAAGTACACGTTAAAGGTGCACAAGCGTGTCCATTTGAAAGTGGAATCCCCATAA
- the LOC108156373 gene encoding sex-regulated protein janus-A, with amino-acid sequence MLKAAAAALYRKNSNFLQGLRLLHKMSDQDLAKIPLVDIDEEGIFKYILIRVTGKETADGTEPSKLVVRGYADCEWHADIYERTQGTIKGTGLDTECLGGGRIEHNPEKKYLKVYGHSTGYGKADHAESKRVLLTKYKNYEIETSDEGY; translated from the exons ATGCTGAAAGCAGCTGCTGCCGCACTGTATAGAAAAAATTCTAATTTTCTGCAAGGACTGCGACTGCTACACAAAATGTCAGACCAAGATCTTGCTAAGATCCCTCTCGTGGACATTGACGAGGAGGgcatatttaaatatattttgatAAGGGTCACCGGGAAGGAGACTGCAGACGGTACTGAGCCCAGCAAACTGGTTGTTCGAGGCTATGCAGACTGCGAATGGCATG CTGATATATATGAACGCACACAGGGGACCATTAAAGGGACGGGCCTGGacaccgaatgccttggcggAGGACGCATCGAACATAACCCTGAAAAGAAGTACTTAAAAGTTTACGGACATTCCACG gGTTATGGAAAAGCGGATCACGCGGAGTCGAAGCGAGTTCTACTAACCAAGTACAAGAACTACGAGATTGAAACTTCAGATGAAGGATATTAG
- the LOC108156374 gene encoding sex-regulated protein janus-B, which produces MKILNYFSSIGQCAKPILRTYTSPAADLLKLPRVDIKEGKLRYLLLSVYIHGETKNARTVVRGWNTDSHDDIYYKNVRAMEKLGLCTKCLGGGKMDNDESSRKIKIHGSCKTFGAANHHKTKEILLSSSKYKNFNITVKK; this is translated from the exons atgaaaatacTAAATTACTTTTCTTCGATTGGACAATGTGCCAAGCCGATCC TACGAACTTATACAAGTCCAGCCGCCGATCTACTAAAACTTCCAAGAGTTGACATCAAAGAGGGGAAACTTCGTTATTTATTGCTCTCAGTTTACATTCATGGTGAAACGAAGAATGCCAGGACTGTTGTCCGTGGATGGAACACCGATAGTCACG ATGATATTTACTACAAGAATGTAAGAGCCATGGAGAAATTGGGACTGTGTACCAAGTGTCTTGGTGGTGGGAAGATGGACAATGATGAAAGTTCTAGGAAAATTAAAATCCACGGTAGCTGTAAG ACCTTTGGAGCTGCTAAccaccacaaaacaaaggaaatACTACTCTCATCGTCCAAATACAAGAATTTCAATATCACCGTGAAGAAATAA